A genomic stretch from Dissulfurispira thermophila includes:
- the pal gene encoding peptidoglycan-associated lipoprotein Pal gives MKRTYISILIILAIIMISGCAQRKIAGAPEQPTEQPNITKTEDRKTTTDTAITKEPMRESITEKQIAKTQPSEAQPSVKELQTQIQDIHFDFDRYDIREDAKPILKEVSTILLKNKNIKVIIEGHCDERGTNEYNLGLGDRRANSTKEYLISLGIPSSKIETISYGEEKPICTKQTEECWAKNRRAHFVFIEEGR, from the coding sequence ATGAAACGCACATATATTTCAATTCTTATTATCCTTGCTATTATTATGATAAGTGGATGCGCTCAGAGGAAGATAGCTGGAGCCCCTGAACAGCCTACTGAGCAGCCTAATATAACAAAAACAGAAGATAGAAAAACTACAACTGATACAGCTATTACAAAAGAGCCCATGAGAGAATCTATTACTGAAAAACAGATAGCAAAGACACAGCCCTCCGAGGCACAGCCTTCAGTAAAAGAACTTCAAACACAAATTCAGGATATCCACTTTGACTTCGACAGATACGACATAAGAGAGGATGCAAAACCTATATTAAAAGAGGTATCAACAATACTTTTGAAAAATAAGAATATAAAGGTAATCATAGAAGGACACTGTGATGAAAGAGGCACTAATGAATACAACCTTGGTCTCGGAGACAGAAGGGCAAACTCTACAAAAGAATACCTTATATCGCTCGGCATCCCATCAAGCAAAATTGAAACTATAAGCTATGGTGAAGAAAAACCAATCTGCACAAAACAAACAGAAGAGTGTTGGGCAAAAAATAGAAGGGCACATTTTGTATTTATTGAGGAGGGACGATGA
- the ybgF gene encoding tol-pal system protein YbgF — protein sequence MMRQITDFYKDRSQKLDLKSVKGSAFSLKPSALSLFSIFCLLVLSGCASTSDVENLKNSVTNIQVESINQKKEIAQIKTDISNILKDITTLKEYSLSAMKESQSSILTQTSDLSKELQALKGRFDENKYFMDKTVKDMLAERELQQAKMTALENELKELKSKISSLSSENKEAPPAQQDHKDTGTSQPDAKDQKAVNTTDPQKLYDDAQIDFKEKRFADARQKFEKFSKDFPKHLLTPNSFFWIGESYYADKKYEDAILAYETFLKKYPKHEKTKGAMLKQAFAFVEIGDKKTGKVLLEKVIEKYPNSHEAELAEKKIAELLSKNNAGTKSSTKKRKK from the coding sequence ATGATGAGACAGATCACGGATTTTTATAAGGACAGAAGTCAGAAGTTAGACCTTAAAAGTGTCAAGGGGTCAGCCTTCAGCCTTAAGCCTTCAGCCTTAAGCCTATTCTCTATCTTCTGTCTTCTGGTTTTATCTGGATGTGCATCTACATCCGACGTAGAGAATCTAAAAAACAGTGTCACAAATATTCAAGTAGAATCTATAAATCAGAAAAAAGAAATTGCCCAGATAAAGACAGACATCTCTAATATATTAAAAGACATAACAACCCTTAAAGAGTATTCCCTAAGTGCAATGAAAGAAAGCCAGTCATCTATTTTAACCCAGACATCTGATTTATCCAAAGAACTGCAGGCGCTAAAAGGTCGTTTTGATGAAAATAAGTATTTTATGGATAAAACTGTAAAGGACATGCTCGCGGAAAGAGAACTACAGCAAGCCAAAATGACAGCCCTCGAAAATGAATTAAAAGAATTAAAATCAAAGATCAGCAGTTTGTCATCAGAAAATAAAGAGGCACCTCCAGCGCAACAAGATCATAAGGATACAGGAACATCGCAACCTGATGCAAAAGACCAGAAGGCTGTAAATACAACTGATCCCCAGAAACTGTACGATGATGCCCAAATAGACTTCAAAGAAAAACGATTTGCAGATGCAAGACAAAAATTCGAAAAATTCTCAAAAGACTTTCCAAAACATTTACTAACACCAAACTCTTTTTTCTGGATTGGAGAATCTTACTATGCTGATAAAAAATATGAAGATGCCATACTTGCATATGAGACATTTCTTAAAAAATATCCGAAGCATGAAAAAACAAAAGGTGCTATGCTGAAACAGGCATTCGCCTTTGTAGAGATAGGTGACAAAAAAACAGGTAAGGTCTTACTCGAAAAGGTAATAGAAAAATATCCAAACTCTCACGAAGCAGAGCTTGCAGAAAAAAAGATTGCAGAACTGCTCTCTAAAAACAATGCTGGGACTAAAAGTAGTACAAAGAAAAGGAAAAAGTAG
- the moaA gene encoding GTP 3',8-cyclase MoaA — MNLIKDKYDRIIDYMRISIIDRCNLRCIYCMPSEGIKPIEHKDILSYEEIIRIVRIGAALGVRKIRLTGGEPLVRKGLTYLVSSINGIKGIEDISLTTNGLLLKKYARSLASAGLKRVNVSLDSLRPDRYREITRGGNINDVLEGIYESETVGLIPIKINMVPIRGFNDDEIEEFARLTLKTTYNVRFIEFMPIGAREIWSHEKYISTEEIMERVSKIAPLSPVKVRRSGPARYFRFEGAPGVVGFISPITHHFCNSCNRLRLTSYGKLRPCLFSETEIDLRSAMRCGASDEEIERLIRLSIEIKPEKHSINHEKCFTYLKPMSKIGG, encoded by the coding sequence ATGAACCTGATAAAAGACAAATACGATCGCATTATCGATTACATGCGTATATCTATCATAGATCGATGCAATCTCAGATGCATCTATTGCATGCCTTCTGAAGGCATAAAACCTATCGAACATAAAGATATTCTCAGTTATGAAGAGATTATCAGGATAGTAAGGATTGGTGCTGCACTTGGAGTAAGAAAGATAAGACTTACAGGCGGAGAACCCTTAGTAAGAAAAGGGCTAACTTATTTGGTCTCATCAATAAATGGCATAAAAGGTATAGAGGATATAAGCCTCACAACAAATGGTCTTTTACTTAAAAAATATGCCCGCTCTCTTGCATCAGCAGGATTAAAGAGAGTCAATGTAAGTCTCGACTCTCTTCGTCCTGATAGATACAGAGAAATAACAAGGGGAGGAAATATAAATGATGTGCTCGAAGGAATTTATGAATCAGAAACAGTAGGACTCATTCCAATCAAAATAAATATGGTTCCTATAAGAGGATTCAATGATGACGAAATAGAAGAATTTGCAAGGCTCACATTAAAAACCACATATAATGTGAGATTTATAGAGTTTATGCCAATAGGCGCAAGAGAGATATGGAGTCATGAAAAATACATATCAACAGAAGAAATAATGGAAAGAGTATCAAAGATTGCACCTCTCAGTCCTGTGAAGGTCAGGAGATCGGGACCTGCAAGATACTTCAGATTTGAAGGGGCACCTGGTGTTGTAGGATTTATAAGCCCCATAACCCATCATTTCTGTAATTCTTGCAATCGCTTGAGATTAACATCTTATGGAAAACTCAGACCATGCCTATTTTCTGAGACAGAAATCGATTTAAGATCAGCAATGCGATGCGGTGCATCAGACGAAGAAATAGAAAGGCTGATAAGGCTTTCTATAGAGATAAAACCTGAAAAACATTCTATAAATCATGAGAAGTGTTTCACCTATCTAAAACCAATGTCAAAAATAGGAGGATAG
- a CDS encoding nucleotide sugar dehydrogenase has translation MVMIQDFISGKKTIAVVGLGYVGLPLCIGFGKVFRGVIGFDISKSRINELKSGIDQTFEVSSEDIKKASVEFTDDPQTLKKAAVIVIAVPTPINSHKIPDLKPIESASQIVGSNMSKGTIVVYESTVYPGVTEEICSCILERHSGMKAGLDFKLGYSPERINPGDKIHTLENIVKIVAGQDDETTELLSEIYGAVVKAGIYKAKNIKTAEAAKVIENIQRDINIALINELSIIFHKLGLDTREVLDAARTKWNFLPFEPGLVGGHCIGVDPYYLTFKSQEVGYHPEVILAGRRINDYMGKYIAEQTIKNLIKSQIAVKGSKILLMGFTFKENIRDIRNTRVIDIYNELKDYGVNPFVYDPEADSKEVQSEYGIDIIKSPDDFSPYDGIILTVKHDAFKRFSVQYLQSLCRDSSPVFVDVKGFFDRDAFKSSGFRYWRL, from the coding sequence ATTGTTATGATACAAGATTTTATTTCAGGCAAAAAAACGATAGCGGTTGTAGGTCTTGGATATGTTGGACTGCCCCTTTGCATTGGTTTTGGAAAGGTATTCAGAGGAGTGATAGGTTTTGATATAAGCAAGTCAAGGATAAATGAGCTAAAATCAGGTATTGACCAAACATTTGAGGTATCATCAGAAGATATTAAAAAGGCATCTGTTGAATTTACTGATGATCCTCAAACATTGAAAAAGGCAGCAGTAATAGTGATTGCAGTTCCCACACCAATAAACTCCCACAAAATCCCAGATCTTAAACCTATTGAGTCAGCTTCACAAATAGTTGGCAGCAATATGTCAAAGGGCACTATAGTTGTATATGAATCAACAGTGTATCCGGGAGTGACAGAAGAGATATGCAGTTGTATCCTTGAGAGGCATTCGGGTATGAAGGCAGGTCTTGATTTCAAACTTGGATACTCGCCTGAGAGGATAAATCCGGGAGATAAAATTCATACACTCGAAAATATTGTAAAGATTGTTGCAGGGCAGGATGATGAGACAACAGAACTCCTTTCTGAGATTTATGGTGCTGTAGTAAAGGCTGGGATTTATAAGGCAAAAAACATAAAAACAGCAGAGGCAGCAAAGGTTATAGAAAATATACAAAGAGACATTAATATAGCATTGATAAATGAACTCTCTATAATCTTTCATAAACTCGGTCTTGATACACGGGAGGTTTTGGATGCTGCAAGGACAAAATGGAATTTTCTCCCTTTTGAGCCAGGCCTTGTGGGGGGGCATTGCATAGGTGTTGACCCTTATTATCTAACATTCAAGTCGCAGGAGGTTGGCTATCATCCCGAGGTCATTCTTGCAGGCAGACGAATAAATGATTACATGGGCAAATATATTGCTGAACAGACAATAAAAAACTTGATAAAATCACAAATTGCTGTCAAGGGAAGCAAAATATTGCTTATGGGATTTACATTTAAGGAGAATATTAGAGATATCAGAAATACGAGGGTAATTGATATATATAATGAACTTAAAGATTATGGTGTTAATCCATTTGTCTATGATCCAGAGGCTGACAGCAAAGAGGTTCAATCAGAATATGGCATTGATATAATAAAGAGTCCTGATGATTTTTCTCCTTATGATGGGATTATCTTGACTGTGAAACATGATGCATTTAAAAGATTTTCTGTTCAATACCTTCAGTCGCTCTGCAGGGACAGCAGTCCTGTTTTTGTCGATGTGAAGGGATTTTTCGATAGAGATGCCTTTAAGTCATCAGGTTTTAGGTACTGGAGGCTCTAA